The stretch of DNA GTCTGCATCCTAAATATACTGATATTCAAAGACCACGCCGCAATGGTTTGTTGATCCGCAAGAGGGCGTGAATGTATTAGATTTCATGTTACCACATAGCGGTCTGATAACCTTTACAATTAAACCATCTCACACGGAGTCGTCACATGGGCAcatcataaatgtttatttaagaAATGCATTGTAAGGACGCGATTCGGAAGCAGTTCTACCCAGATACGGGGCgaaagttaaaatgttcaacACTGCGCCGCTGTGCTAAGATGTGGTTATAGAAATTGCATGGATCCTAGTCAAActtaaatgaaaacaatatatattttaatttcgcTCGAAATCTACCGTCGTAGGCCTACACCTTATACTATAACACGTGTTCCCAGTGTCTACAATTACGAGTGGCATAACTTTACAATGAGATTTGCTTCCTTTAACTAACCCAGTACAACAATGCTTAATAACTGCGTCACTTTCAGATCGGCGCCGCTTTAAACAGCGTGCTATTCTTGTTTTGAAGTTCAATTGACTCATTGGTTGCAagagcaaaatatattttaacggTTAGCAAACACACATTCCGATACAAACGCCTACATTGTTTTAGGGAAAGTTTAATTTTATAAGGACcattcaattattattaatttcttATTCCTATTTTTCTATATTCCTATATGTGACTATAAGAACCAGAAATATAATGGAGTCGATTGAACTGTAAGCCTACTTGCTTATGTAGAACAGTGCGTTCTATTGGAATGAAATGCCCTATGTCCATCCATGGATATGGACTGAAATGTATAAGACAGCCTTGTTAGAATCTTTCCGTCATGACCATAGAGCACCATCGTATGCAATGCGGTAACTGAAACATGGTATATTGTTTACAGCATTATACTACAAtataaatgtgtcattttaggctacttattaaatattttgtataGTAATTTTGATGGTATATAGACTATCTGAAAACTGTAGCCTATATTCTGAAGTCAAATTCACAACGTTTTTTAATACTGGACACAGAAACTATgcatttgtttatgtttattgttggtttatttttattatacaaGCATATGTTATAAATACGTAACGTAAATGGTACATTTGCCATTTCCAGGTACATCAATGTATTATTGGTTCGTCCCCAATTCAGTAAAATGCGGCTGACAAAATCATATATCATTCTAAATATGCTTTACAGCAATATTACAGTTGCCTAGTTGGGTCTGATCATCAGAAAATGGACATGGGAGAGAACGGGTAACGAGAACTGGTGATTTAAGTTCCAAAGGCATAATCTATAGGTCAATTACATCGTACGAGCCTGGGTCTTCGTCCGATCGAACAGATATTTTGAAATGACGCCGCAAAATTCCCCCATATCTTTTCTGGCTGTCCCACTTGAGTTTCGGTCGAATTCTCCGCATGAAACCCCCGTAACGTTTTTGTAACTCCTCTTGACTATTTTCATCCGAGTTGTAGCTTCTCTTGGGGGCAAATTTCCTGAGGAAACCTCCATAGCGCTTCACTGCATTGATGGGAGTGTCGTCGCTGAAGACAGTTAATTCGTCTTCCGAAGTTCCATCTTCCTGCCGGGAATCCTGCTCTGCCTCTGGGATGTCTCTTTCCGACAATTTTCTTAGAGAATTGTCATATTTCGGCGCGAAATAGAACCGTTTAAGACTTGCATTGTCACGTGGGAGAGAAAATACTTTGTTTTTGTCTATTTTCTTTATGAATCCACCGTACCGCTTTACTACATCGCCAGCAGTTGTGACCTGTGGGTTTCCCCTCTCAGAGCCACGGAGTTCAGGGTAATTTCTTTCGTTTAAGGCATTCAAACCACCAGCATATGACCGAAGGACATTATCACATTTATCTAGTTCTTCTGTAGATGAGAGGGTACCTTCACACTCTAAGGTGCAAGTCTGAAAACGAATTTTAACAGTATGTGAGCAGacgacatttttttaaaacgtACAAACACAAGATGATGTCATAAATAGTGACGTGTTTGATAAGAAACAACTTAGTCATTGTTCAAGTTGCACGTAGCATAAAGTGATTTAAGTGACCTCTCATTGTTCGTGATTGCATTTGATTTGTATCTGAATAGTATATGGCATATTTAATGGGGATAAATCTGATTACCAATTAATCTTGACACATAGCATTTGTTCCAATATGCAcctatgtatgtgtatgaagtACCAGTGTGGATTTGTTTAAGGTGCACGGGTAACGTCTTTCGTCTCAATATATTCAATGTGTTATGTCCTGAGCGGCTTGAATCTCCAACAAACCACGGATGCTCTCCGTGGTGCTGAACTCTACTTGATGGGTAAACCCGATCTTCACCAGTCGCCAAAGCGAAATCATATTTCACTACAGGCTAAGGCACTTCACTGTAAGTATCAGTAATAgcaactgaattttttttttaaaacaggttTATCTGTCGAGTGATATTAAGTAGACTATGTGTCCTGAAATGCCAAATAGCCAATAAATAATCTAAAATAATCTTACCAGACTGTTGATGAGCGTGTCTAAATTGGGACTCTGCTGCGCGCAGATTAAACAGTGGGTTGAGCAGTCTGCCTGGGCTGAAGATGCCAAACTCAAGCAAAGAACCAGTGCCAATGGGTACCACTCCATTTCGGTCGATAATTGTCTGAGGGCTGAAATTGAAATGGATGgttatacagtaaataaaacGTGCCGTAAATTACAATGTAATTAATCTAATTCCGGTTAATTTATCATACCAAACCCCCACAAAAAACGTTACGTTCTAACCAGATACGGACACTTCGTCAACGAGCTCATGCAGTTTGCTCAGCGGGAGCGATTCAGCCCATGATATCACGCCAGATTTATCCTGAGGGAGA from Conger conger chromosome 14, fConCon1.1, whole genome shotgun sequence encodes:
- the LOC133110655 gene encoding proenkephalin-B-like, giving the protein MEWYPLALVLCLSLASSAQADCSTHCLICAQQSPNLDTLINSLTCTLECEGTLSSTEELDKCDNVLRSYAGGLNALNERNYPELRGSERGNPQVTTAGDVVKRYGGFIKKIDKNKVFSLPRDNASLKRFYFAPKYDNSLRKLSERDIPEAEQDSRQEDGTSEDELTVFSDDTPINAVKRYGGFLRKFAPKRSYNSDENSQEELQKRYGGFMRRIRPKLKWDSQKRYGGILRRHFKISVRSDEDPGSYDVIDL